From the uncultured Methanomethylovorans sp. genome, the window CACCATTTTCATTCTGAATGGCACTGACGACCACAGTCCCCCCATTTGGCGTGAATTTTACAGAATTATCCACTAGATTAGAAACAATCTCTTTGAACTTGACAATATCAGCATTGATTTCATTTATCCGGGAATCAACGTCAACTATTAGTTCAATAGACTTTCTATTCGCTAGTGTTTGCATCATTACACACGTATCTTGGATAGCATTGCAAAGATTAAATTTCGTATAGTTGAGATTCATTTGACCATAATCGATACTAGAAATATCCAGTATCCTATTGATAATATTCAGGAGTAAATGGCCACTCTCATTTATAATACGAATATATTTTCTTTGCTTCTCAGTTATTTCATCCATTTCCCCATCAAGAAGCAGGTCAGAAAAACCAATAATTGAATTAAGAGGAGTCCTCAATTCATGGCTCGTATTAGCCAAAAATTCGTTTTTGGTACGATTAGCCTCATCAGAAATCATTTTAGCCCTAAGAAGAGCCATTTCTAACTGTTTACGTTCAGTAATATCCCTGAAAAAGACCAGTGCACCATTAAGGCCATCATAATTGAGAGGCATAACTGATAGCTCGACTGTAAAAGATGTGCCATCAAGCCTGAGATAAACCTCCTCAATAGCGGGTACATTTTGTTGCTCATTATTAACAAGATGCATCCTTTCACGGACTATATCGCGATAATCTGGATGAATGCGCTCCAGAATCGATTTTCCTAATAATTGTTCCTGAGACTCAGCTCCAAATAGACGTAATGCTGCAGGATTAACATAAGTAAAACAACCTTCTGTCTGTACGAAAATGGCCTCCGGTGCAGTTACAACCAGTTTTCTGAAACGTGCCTCACTTTCCATAAGAGCCTTTTGAGCCACTCTTTCCTCAGTCTGATCGCGAAACACTAATACAACTCCAGTGATATCGCCTTTCTGATTTATGATAGGCGAGCCACTGTCAGCAATGGGAATTTCTCTATTGTCCTTTGAGATCAGCAGTGTATGATTTGCCAGACCTACAATTTGTCCTTCCCTCAATACTTTGCGAACAGGTATCTCAACCTGCTGCCTCGTATCTTCATTGATAACTCTGAAGATTACTTCAAGCGGTTTTCCCATGGCTTCCTTTTCTAACCAGCCGGTCAGCTTTTCAGCAACATGATTCATTTGCCGTAAACATCCGTTAGTATCAGTAGTGATCACACCGTCACCAATGCTATACAATGTTGTCCTGAAGAGTTCTTCACTCTCCATTAGAGCCTTTTCTGCAAGCTTGCGTTTCGTGATATTCTTAGCAAAAGAAACAGAGAATAGTTTTCCTTCGTACTCCATATAGTTTATAGTAACATCTACAGGAAATTCAGTACCATCCTTTCTGCGATGAATGGTTTCGACAGTTTCTGACTTCATTTGACGCATTTTTAGCCTGTGTCCAAGCCATTTATCAAAAGTGAATGTAGGATCAATATCCAACACATTCATTTGACATAGTTCCTCACGTGAATATCCCAGTGAGTCACATGCATAATCATTAACACTTACTATATTTCCATCTTCATCAATGCGAAATATACCAATAGTCGCGTGATCAATAACGAAGTGATTCAAACGAAGCTCCTGATCAAACTTATTGCGCTCTGTAATGTCATTAATAATAGAGTAAAGTAGTATTCTTCCTTCCATAATAATAGGACCACTGAAAACCTCTACATCCCTTATAGAACCGTCAGCTAAACGATGCTTAAAGAAAAAATGATTAATCTGATGTTTAATGGCGCAGTTTAGCTCCTTTTTTACATCAGGAATTGACAATGCATTGATCTCCATGATATTCTTACGCCTGAATTCTTCAAGAGACCAGCCATAAAAAGATAATGCGGCAGGATTTGCATCTAGAATAGCACCTGTTTCAGGTTCTACGATTAGCATAACAGAGTGTTTATTTTCAAACAGACTACGATAACGTGATTCGCTCTCCCTCAGTGCTTCTTCTGCTTTCTTTTGCTCAGTGATATCTGTAATAAAGCCCTCAATAGCTATTATTTTTCCTTCATCGTCATAAACACCCTTCCCCTGTTCCCACACCCATTTCAGCTCTCCACTGGCAGTAATAATAGTGTACTCATCTTGGAATGATTCTTTCCTGGAAAGTGCGCTTTGCCACTTTTGCCATACTCTGTCCTTGTATTCCACAGTGATAAGGTCATTAAAAGCTAGATCCTTGCTGTTAATGAGAGATTCCGGTTCATAACCTGTTAATTTATAACACCCTTCTGAAACAAATCGCATAGTCCAGTCGCGATCATTATCACATGTATATGCCATACCTGGCAGGTTAGAGAGAAGCATAGCATAACTTCTCTCACTTTCAACCAAGGCCTTTTCAACACCTGAATTGCATCTTTTTGAAAGCTTGTGATTATGGCAGGATAATTCAATAGTTGAGCACAGTTGCTCATCGGAAAAAGGTGATACCAAGCACCCATACAGACAGAGCTTGTCCAATGATTCCAATATAGTAGTATCAATAAAAGAAGTAACTAAGATTACAGGAAGAAGGCGAGATATTTCATTGAGATATTTATTATGCCTAATACCTCCAACTGACATTTCAGGAATAACCAATAAAACAACATCATACTGTTTTATTTCAATAGATTTGATCGCATTAATTTCAGAAAAGAGGCTACAAAAAGGAAGATAACCATCATATTCAAGCCGACTAAGCAGATCAGATGGCATTATAACTGAATTGTGCAAAATTAATACTTTTTTCACTGGTTATCCCCACCCTTGTTTCAAAATAGTTTTTAGCTGAACATATATAAAAATGTATTTTACTGCCATCTTTGTATAACTCGTGCAGAATAGAAAATAAGAAGAAAAGAGTTGAAAAGATCATTACATTCACTGGAAAATATAGAGATAGAAACAAAATATGAAATTGTACTTCCCATCAATATGCGGCAACTGCAGGAGAATGTACCTATTTAGGTCAAAATCTCTAAATAGCCCTGATCTTGCAATTAACTCACGTTTTCTAAACAACCAACACATAATAACATGATATTATAATAAGATATTTTGTGTTGCTTTCGCACTAATATAAAAACATACTTATTAAGTACATATAAAGAGTGACCTCTGAGATAAGGAATAAACGGTTCCTAGATTATGAAATATAAACTTTGCCTAAGGTAATAATTCTCTTTCAATTATAAGAGAAAAAAACAGAGAAAAAGCCGGTATCTTTTTTATTTTATTTTAATACTAGATACTAAAACTGATACTTTTTAGTTGAAATAAGCGGATGTAATAATACAGTTATGAGATAGTTTTAAATATGTTAACCTAGTACATAGGATTCCGATGTACTATAAAACATAAAAAACATGACAAAATATAGTACACAAATACTAAAAACCAAGGTGAAATCAATGCGTCAGGTAGCAATTTATGGAAAGGGAGGAATCGGGAAGTCAACAACTACCCAGAACCTCACAGCAGCACTTGCAACAATGGGAAAGAAGATACTGTTAGTTGGATGTGACCCTAAGGCCGACTCAACAAGAATGCTTCTTGGAGGTCTTAACCAGAAGACAGTACTTGATACATTAAGGTCAGAAGGCGACGAATCCATCGAACTCGACAAGCTTCTCCAGCCAGGATTCGGAGGCATAAAGTGCGTCGAATCAGGCGGACCTGAACCAGGTGTCGGTTGTGCGGGAAGAGGAATTATCACATCAATAAACCTGCTAGAAAACCTTGGCGCATATGAAGAAGACCTCGATTACGTTTTCTATGACGTCCTTGGTGATGTAGTATGTGGTGGTTTTGCAATGCCAATCCGTGAAGGAAAGGCAAAGGAGATCTATATAGTTGCCAGTGGTGAACTCATGGCAATCTACGCAGCAAACAACATCTGCAAGGGTATCCAGAAGTATGCAAAGGGCGGTGCACGCCTTGGAGGAATCATCTGCAACAGCAGAAAGGTAGATGGAGAGCGGGAACTGCTCGAAGCATTTGCACAGAGGCTTGGAAGCAAGCTCATCCACTTCGTACCAAGAGACAACATTGTCCAGCGTGCTGAGATCAACAGAAAGGTAGTCATCGACTTCGATCCAGACTGTGGCCAAGCACAGGAATATCTTACACTTGCCAGCAACATCGAGAACAATGACCTGTTCGTGGTTCCAAAGCCAATGGAAATGGAGGACTTGGAAGCAATGATGGTAGAATTCGGAATTGTCGAACTCTGAGGTGAAAACAAATGCAAATGATCCGTGCAATAGTCAGGCCAAACAAGGTAACTGATATCGTTGAGGCTCTTGAGAAGGAAGGTTTTGTTTCCCTTACCAAGACAGATGTCTTCGGAAGAGGTAAGCAAAAAGGTATTCACACAGCTGAAGTACAGTTCGACGAGCTTCCAAAGACAATGCTCATGCTGGTAGTCGAGGACGAGAACAAGTCAAAGGTCATAGAAATAATAAAGAGTTCAGCTCACACAGGCAAGTACGGAGACGGAAAGATCTTCGTGAACCCTGTTGAGAGTGCATACACCATACGTACTGGTGAATGCGGACTTTAAGCAGAAGGGGATCCAAATGAAGGAAATTACGGCAATAATTCGCATGAACAAGGTGCAAAAGACTCTTGATGCACTTTCTGAGTGCGGATACCCCTCCTTCACCGTAGAAAAGGTGATGGGCAGAGGAAAGCAAAAGGGACTATGCTATGAGTTCGAACCACCCCTTCCAGTACAGGAAGGAGTTTCATCAAAGAACTGCATACCTTTTGTTCCAAAGCGCCTGTTCACAATCATCGTGGACGACAAGGCAGCAGAGAAGATAGTCCAGCGCATAATCAGCATAAATCAGACAGGACATGCAGGGGACGGAAAGATCTTCATAACAGACATACCTGAAGCAGTCAGGATAAGGACTGGGGAAGAAGGAGAGATCACTGTAGGGAGGAACGAGGAATGAGTTCTGAAATAGAATCCTCACAGAGAATCATCGATGAGATGATGAAGATCTATCCTGATAAGGTCGCAAAGGACAGGAGACAGCACTTAACTATCAAGGATTCCTGTTCCGAAAATCACATAGAGGCCAATGCCAAGACAATACCGGGTATAATGACCAACCGTGGTTGTGCCTATGCCGGTGGTAAGGGTGTGGTCATGGGACCTATCAAGGATATGGTTCACATCACACACGGACCAATTGGCTGTGGATATTACACCTGGGGAACCAGGAGAAACATGGGCAAGGCAGAAAATGGCGGTGACAACTTCCTGCAATACTGTTTCTCAACAGATATGGGTGAAACTGATATCGTATTCGGCGGTGAGAAGAAGCTCAAGGCAGCCATTGATGACGTAGTGAGGATATTCAAGCCAGGAGCAATATCCATCTGTGCAACATGTCCTGTAGGACTTATCGGTGATGACATCGAAGCAGTTGCTGCAGAAGCAGAAAAGGAACATGGTGTAAAGATAATGTCCCTTCGCTGTGAAGGTTACAGAGGTGTAAGTCAGTCAGCAGGCCACCACATTGCAAGTAATGTACTCATGCAGCATGTTGTCGGTACTGAAGAACTGGAAAACCCAACGCCATTCGACATCAACATCTTTGGTGAATACAACATTGGTGGTGACCTCTGGGAGATCAAGCCACTCTTTGAAAGAATAGGATATCGTATCGTTTCAAGTTTCACGGGAGACGGTTCATACCATAGTCTCGCAAAGGCACACAAGGCAAAGCTCAGTATCCTCCTCTGTCACAGGTCAGTTAACTACACTAACCGTATGATGGAAGAAAAGTACGGAGTACCATGGTTAAAGGTCAACTATGTAGGAGTTGAAGGCACAAAGAAGTCACTCAGGAAGATGGCTCAGTTCTTCGATGACGCAGAGCTTACCAGAAAGACCGAAGAAATAATCGAAGAGGAAATGACAAAGATCCAGCCAGAACTTGAGAAGTACAGGAACAAGCTCAAGGGCAAGACAGCATTCATCTACTCCGGTGGATCCAGGTCACACCACTACCAGAATCTCTTTGAAGATCTTGGCATGAAGGTTGTTGTAGCAGGATACCAGTTTGCTCACCGTGATGACTATGAAGGAAGACAGATCCTTGACGGTCTGAAGGAAAAGGCATCCAGCGGAATGCTTGAAGACCTCCACTACGAATTGGAAGACGGATTTGAACCTGCAATCAGTGAAGAACGCATGAAGGAGCTAAAGGAAAAGCTTGGCCTGATGTCCTATGATGGAATGATGCCGGAAATGAAGGATGGTACGATTGCAGTGGATGACCTCAACCACTACGAGACTGAATTCCTAATCAAGGAACTCAAGCCAGACCTGTTCTGTTCAGGTATCAAGGACAAGTACATGGCACAGAAGATGGGAGTTCCATCCAGGCAGATCCACTCCTACGACTACAGCGGACGTTACACCGGTTTCTCAGGTGTACTTAACTTTGCAAGGGATGTCGATATGGCAGTGAACAACCCAAGCTGGAAGCTCTTAAAGACCCCATGGAAGGCAGAGTAAGGGAGGAAGAAAAATGTTAGATTATACACCAAAGGAAGAAGTTAAGAGAGATGCACTGGTGATCAATCCTGCCAAGATATGCCAGCCTATTGGCGCAGTATATGCTGCAATGGGCATACACAACTGTATGCCCCACAGCCATGGGTCACAGGGATGCCTATCATACCTGAGAATGTGTCTTACAAGGCACTACAGGGAACAAACTGTAGGAACTACCAGTAGTTTCTCTGAAGGAACCGCCGTTTTCGGTGGTGCATCCAATCTCAAGAAGGCACTCGCCAACATCGATGCAGTATACACACCAGAAGTTATTGCAATTCACACAACATGCCTCTCAGAGACAATTGGTGATGATGTAAAACAGATCATTGAAACTGTACAGATGGAAGAGCTCATTGACCCTTCGATCAAGCTCTGTGCTGCATCAACCCCTAGTTATGTGGGTTCCCATGTAACAGGCTATGACAACATGGTAAAGTCATTCGTTACAACCTTTGCCACAAAGACAAAGCCAAATGGTAAGCTTAACCTGATCCCAGGTTTTGTGGACCCTGGAGACATACGCGAGATGAAGAGAATACTCTCCATCATGAACATCCCAACTATTGTATTCCCTGACCAGACAGATGTTTTCGATGCCGGACTTACCGGAGAGGGAGGACTCTATGCAAAGGGCGGTACACCAATAGGAGATGTTGAGGACAGCGCAAACTCAAAGGGAACTATTGCACTCTGCAGTATGGCAGGAGGTGCAGCAGCAACTGTATTCAAGAACAAGTTCAAGATGCCTGTGCAGATAGGACCCGCACCCATCGGCGTACGCTACACTGACAGGTTCATTATGAAGGCAGCTGAACTTGCAAACGTGCCAATTCCACCCGAACTGGAACATGAAAGGGCAAGAGTCGTTGACATGATGACAGATGCTCATGCACACTACTATGGAAAGAAGGTAGCCATATTTGGTGACCCCGACATACTCGAGGGTCTGACAAGCCTTGTGCTTGAAATGGGAATGGAACCAACTGTGGTCCTATCAGGTTCAGTGAGCAAGGATTTCGAAAATAGAGTTTCAGAAATGGTACACCCGCTGTACCCCAACTCACAGATCCTGACCGGAGCAGACCTGTTCACACTCCACCAGCTCATAAAGAATGAGCCCGTAGACATGCTAATCGGTAACACCTATGGAAAGTACATTGCT encodes:
- a CDS encoding PAS domain S-box protein, producing the protein MKKVLILHNSVIMPSDLLSRLEYDGYLPFCSLFSEINAIKSIEIKQYDVVLLVIPEMSVGGIRHNKYLNEISRLLPVILVTSFIDTTILESLDKLCLYGCLVSPFSDEQLCSTIELSCHNHKLSKRCNSGVEKALVESERSYAMLLSNLPGMAYTCDNDRDWTMRFVSEGCYKLTGYEPESLINSKDLAFNDLITVEYKDRVWQKWQSALSRKESFQDEYTIITASGELKWVWEQGKGVYDDEGKIIAIEGFITDITEQKKAEEALRESESRYRSLFENKHSVMLIVEPETGAILDANPAALSFYGWSLEEFRRKNIMEINALSIPDVKKELNCAIKHQINHFFFKHRLADGSIRDVEVFSGPIIMEGRILLYSIINDITERNKFDQELRLNHFVIDHATIGIFRIDEDGNIVSVNDYACDSLGYSREELCQMNVLDIDPTFTFDKWLGHRLKMRQMKSETVETIHRRKDGTEFPVDVTINYMEYEGKLFSVSFAKNITKRKLAEKALMESEELFRTTLYSIGDGVITTDTNGCLRQMNHVAEKLTGWLEKEAMGKPLEVIFRVINEDTRQQVEIPVRKVLREGQIVGLANHTLLISKDNREIPIADSGSPIINQKGDITGVVLVFRDQTEERVAQKALMESEARFRKLVVTAPEAIFVQTEGCFTYVNPAALRLFGAESQEQLLGKSILERIHPDYRDIVRERMHLVNNEQQNVPAIEEVYLRLDGTSFTVELSVMPLNYDGLNGALVFFRDITERKQLEMALLRAKMISDEANRTKNEFLANTSHELRTPLNSIIGFSDLLLDGEMDEITEKQRKYIRIINESGHLLLNIINRILDISSIDYGQMNLNYTKFNLCNAIQDTCVMMQTLANRKSIELIVDVDSRINEINADIVKFKEIVSNLVDNSVKFTPNGGTVVVSAIQNENGVEVSVTDTGIGISEEHIGKIFDPFFQVDSSTTRRYGGTGLGLALIKQFIVMHGGNIWVKSEPSKGTRFSFTIPIQGHSSYPKDLNYFDT
- the nifH gene encoding nitrogenase iron protein, translating into MRQVAIYGKGGIGKSTTTQNLTAALATMGKKILLVGCDPKADSTRMLLGGLNQKTVLDTLRSEGDESIELDKLLQPGFGGIKCVESGGPEPGVGCAGRGIITSINLLENLGAYEEDLDYVFYDVLGDVVCGGFAMPIREGKAKEIYIVASGELMAIYAANNICKGIQKYAKGGARLGGIICNSRKVDGERELLEAFAQRLGSKLIHFVPRDNIVQRAEINRKVVIDFDPDCGQAQEYLTLASNIENNDLFVVPKPMEMEDLEAMMVEFGIVEL
- a CDS encoding P-II family nitrogen regulator, encoding MQMIRAIVRPNKVTDIVEALEKEGFVSLTKTDVFGRGKQKGIHTAEVQFDELPKTMLMLVVEDENKSKVIEIIKSSAHTGKYGDGKIFVNPVESAYTIRTGECGL
- a CDS encoding P-II family nitrogen regulator; the protein is MKEITAIIRMNKVQKTLDALSECGYPSFTVEKVMGRGKQKGLCYEFEPPLPVQEGVSSKNCIPFVPKRLFTIIVDDKAAEKIVQRIISINQTGHAGDGKIFITDIPEAVRIRTGEEGEITVGRNEE
- the nifD gene encoding nitrogenase molybdenum-iron protein alpha chain, with protein sequence MSSEIESSQRIIDEMMKIYPDKVAKDRRQHLTIKDSCSENHIEANAKTIPGIMTNRGCAYAGGKGVVMGPIKDMVHITHGPIGCGYYTWGTRRNMGKAENGGDNFLQYCFSTDMGETDIVFGGEKKLKAAIDDVVRIFKPGAISICATCPVGLIGDDIEAVAAEAEKEHGVKIMSLRCEGYRGVSQSAGHHIASNVLMQHVVGTEELENPTPFDINIFGEYNIGGDLWEIKPLFERIGYRIVSSFTGDGSYHSLAKAHKAKLSILLCHRSVNYTNRMMEEKYGVPWLKVNYVGVEGTKKSLRKMAQFFDDAELTRKTEEIIEEEMTKIQPELEKYRNKLKGKTAFIYSGGSRSHHYQNLFEDLGMKVVVAGYQFAHRDDYEGRQILDGLKEKASSGMLEDLHYELEDGFEPAISEERMKELKEKLGLMSYDGMMPEMKDGTIAVDDLNHYETEFLIKELKPDLFCSGIKDKYMAQKMGVPSRQIHSYDYSGRYTGFSGVLNFARDVDMAVNNPSWKLLKTPWKAE
- the nifK gene encoding nitrogenase molybdenum-iron protein subunit beta, with amino-acid sequence MLDYTPKEEVKRDALVINPAKICQPIGAVYAAMGIHNCMPHSHGSQGCLSYLRMCLTRHYREQTVGTTSSFSEGTAVFGGASNLKKALANIDAVYTPEVIAIHTTCLSETIGDDVKQIIETVQMEELIDPSIKLCAASTPSYVGSHVTGYDNMVKSFVTTFATKTKPNGKLNLIPGFVDPGDIREMKRILSIMNIPTIVFPDQTDVFDAGLTGEGGLYAKGGTPIGDVEDSANSKGTIALCSMAGGAAATVFKNKFKMPVQIGPAPIGVRYTDRFIMKAAELANVPIPPELEHERARVVDMMTDAHAHYYGKKVAIFGDPDILEGLTSLVLEMGMEPTVVLSGSVSKDFENRVSEMVHPLYPNSQILTGADLFTLHQLIKNEPVDMLIGNTYGKYIALAEDIPLIRVGFPIMDRANLHHFPVMGYAGAARMVEWIGNTFLDIKDKTVPEEELEVVQ